In Bombus pyrosoma isolate SC7728 linkage group LG2, ASM1482585v1, whole genome shotgun sequence, a genomic segment contains:
- the LOC122574829 gene encoding probable tyrosyl-DNA phosphodiesterase isoform X2, producing MATNFMNNVSVKKQCPYMEKCYRKNPIHFNEMSHPHLEKIVVNQLEGEIQVPEELDFECSDRCLLKDQLKILQMVLRKNRNSDGSSSSTTASNSKINSESQKVSSGKTVSETLKDKVERHKQVVIQRRENKLRNMDEEAEALFMSSNEKDNQRKVFKMKEELDNLKITEESMHKSSSQDKKRDSSIFGDNDKERKKSKFSHTRQVQECGQDTNNSSKNMENSSVSEGASLMEKFELCNSIKSRSEVREKAIKMMKQQGFEVSLVEPGNFGMKYALSAPYHLFLTRIQKSKETYNQQFSITFPEILDISLGEIVKSLHINFMVDVGWLCLQYLLAGQRTDMSILFGSRVDEEKLSLNITMIPVCMPTKFGCHHTKVMILKYKDDGIRVVVSTANLYLNDWENRTQGVWISPHLPPLAESVNPSDGESPTGFKRDLERYLHKYRQPALTEWISTVRRANFSSVNVFFVASVPGAHTGVEYDYWGYRKLGHVLSKHAKLPPDAPQWTLVAQSSSIGSLGPNYESWIQKEIISSMSKENPPGLKSYPNFRFIYPSLNNYKQSFDCQDQSCCLPYSIQTHSKQEWVESYMYQWKATRTTRDKAMPHIKTYTRISPSLEKIPWFVLTSANLSKAAWGMVKKDSHHILNYEAGVVFIPHFVTGSTTFPIKKEEAGVPVFPIPYDLPLTRYESGDKPFVTEFFSEN from the exons ATGGCAACAAATTTTATGAACAATG TTTCAGTCAAGAAACAATGTCCTTACATGGAAAAATGCTATCGCAAGAATCCAATTCATTTCAACGAGATGTCACATCCACACT TGGAAAAAATTGTAGTAAATCAGTTAGAAGGCGAAATACAAGTTCCCGAGGAACTTGATTTTGAGTGTTCTGATCGTTGTCTTTTGAAAGACCAATTAAAGATCTTGCAGATggtattaagaaaaaatagaaatagtgATGGAAGCAGTTCTTCAACCACAGCATCAAACTCCAAAATAAATAGTGAGAGTCAAAAAGTCAGTAGTGGAAAAACAGTTTCGGAAACTTTGAAGGATAAAGTGGAAAGACATAAACAAGTAGTGATtcagagaagagaaaataagtTGAGAAATATGGATGAAGAAGCAGAGGCACTTTTCATGTCCtctaatgaaaaagataatcagagaaaagttttcaaaatgaaagaagaattgGATAATCTAAAGATAACCGAAGAATCTATGCACAAATCTAGCTCGcaagataaaaagagagaTAGTAGTATCTTTGGTGACAATGataaggaaaggaagaaatcaAAGTTCAGTCATACTAGACAGGTACAAGAGTGTGGTCAAGATACAAATAATAGTTCAAAGAATATGGAAAATTCTAGTGTTTCGGAAGGCGCATCTTtgatggaaaaatttgaattatgcAATTCTATAAAATCTAGGAGCGAAGTCAGAGAGAAAGCAATTAAAATGATGAAACAACAAGGATTTGAAGTATCCTTGGTAGAACCAGGAAATTTTGGTATGAAATATGCCTTATCAGCTCCGTATCACTTATTTCTTACAAGAATCCAAAAATCAAAAGAAACATATAatcaacaattttctataacgTTTCCTGAGATCTTAGACATTAGTTTAGgggaaattgtaaaaagtttgcatattaattttatggtTGATGTTGGATGGTTAtgtttgcaatatttattggCTGGACAACGCACAGAtatgtctattttatttggGTCAAGAGTGGATGAAGAAAAGTTAAGCTTGAATATCACTATGATACCTGTGTGCATGCCAACAAAGTTTGGTTGTCATCATACAAAAGTCATGATCCTGAAATATAAAGATGATGGAATACGGGTTGTGGTTTCCAccgcaaatttatatttgaatgatTGGGAGAATAGAACACAAGG AGTTTGGATATCGCCACATCTTCCACCGCTGGCAGAATCTGTAAACCCCAGTGATGGAGAATCACCAACAGGATTCAAGAGGGATTTAGAACGTTACTTGCACAAATACAGACAACCAGCTTTAACGGAATGGATTTCTACTGTGAGAAGAGCAAATTTTTCTTCAGTAAATGTATTCTTCGTGGCATCTGTTCCTGGGGCACACACAGGTGTGGAATATGACTATTGGGGTTATAGAAAATTAGGTCACGTTCTTTCTAAACATGCGAAACTACCTCCTGATGCACCACAGTGGACATTAGTTGCGCAGAGTTCGAGTATTGGTAGCTTAGGTCCTAATTATGAAAGTTGGATTCAGAAGGAGATAATATCTTCGATGTCAAAGGAAAATCCACCAGGTTTGAAGAGCTACCCGAACTTTCGGTTCATTTATCCATCTTTAAACAATTACAAACAAAGTTTTGATTGTCAAGATCAATCTTGTTGTCTGCCATACAGTATTCAAACACATTCTAAACAAGAATGGGTAGAATCCTATATGTA ccAGTGGAAAGCTACACGAACCACTAGAGATAAAGCAATGCCTCATATAAAAACATACACAAGAATTTCGCCTAGTTTAGAAAAGATTCCTTGGTTCGTTCTTACTAGCGCTAATTTAAGTAAAGCTGCATGGGGAATGGTCAAGAAGGACTCCCATCATATTTTGAATTACGAAGCAGGCGTTGTATTTATTCCGCACTTTGTT ACTGGATCAACTACGTTTCCtatcaaaaaagaagaagctgGTGTTCCAGTTTTCCCTATTCCGTACGATTTACCTCTAACTCGGTACGAGAGTGGGGATAAACCATTTGTTACTGaatttttttctgaaaattga
- the LOC122574829 gene encoding probable tyrosyl-DNA phosphodiesterase isoform X4 codes for MATNFMNNVKKQCPYMEKCYRKNPIHFNEMSHPHLEKIVVNQLEGEIQVPEELDFECSDRCLLKDQLKILQMVLRKNRNSDGSSSSTTASNSKINSESQKVSSGKTVSETLKDKVERHKQVVIQRRENKLRNMDEEAEALFMSSNEKDNQRKVFKMKEELDNLKITEESMHKSSSQDKKRDSSIFGDNDKERKKSKFSHTRQVQECGQDTNNSSKNMENSSVSEGASLMEKFELCNSIKSRSEVREKAIKMMKQQGFEVSLVEPGNFGMKYALSAPYHLFLTRIQKSKETYNQQFSITFPEILDISLGEIVKSLHINFMVDVGWLCLQYLLAGQRTDMSILFGSRVDEEKLSLNITMIPVCMPTKFGCHHTKVMILKYKDDGIRVVVSTANLYLNDWENRTQGVWISPHLPPLAESVNPSDGESPTGFKRDLERYLHKYRQPALTEWISTVRRANFSSVNVFFVASVPGAHTGVEYDYWGYRKLGHVLSKHAKLPPDAPQWTLVAQSSSIGSLGPNYESWIQKEIISSMSKENPPGLKSYPNFRFIYPSLNNYKQSFDCQDQSCCLPYSIQTHSKQEWVESYMYQWKATRTTRDKAMPHIKTYTRISPSLEKIPWFVLTSANLSKAAWGMVKKDSHHILNYEAGVVFIPHFVTGSTTFPIKKEEAGVPVFPIPYDLPLTRYESGDKPFVTEFFSEN; via the exons ATGGCAACAAATTTTATGAACAATG TCAAGAAACAATGTCCTTACATGGAAAAATGCTATCGCAAGAATCCAATTCATTTCAACGAGATGTCACATCCACACT TGGAAAAAATTGTAGTAAATCAGTTAGAAGGCGAAATACAAGTTCCCGAGGAACTTGATTTTGAGTGTTCTGATCGTTGTCTTTTGAAAGACCAATTAAAGATCTTGCAGATggtattaagaaaaaatagaaatagtgATGGAAGCAGTTCTTCAACCACAGCATCAAACTCCAAAATAAATAGTGAGAGTCAAAAAGTCAGTAGTGGAAAAACAGTTTCGGAAACTTTGAAGGATAAAGTGGAAAGACATAAACAAGTAGTGATtcagagaagagaaaataagtTGAGAAATATGGATGAAGAAGCAGAGGCACTTTTCATGTCCtctaatgaaaaagataatcagagaaaagttttcaaaatgaaagaagaattgGATAATCTAAAGATAACCGAAGAATCTATGCACAAATCTAGCTCGcaagataaaaagagagaTAGTAGTATCTTTGGTGACAATGataaggaaaggaagaaatcaAAGTTCAGTCATACTAGACAGGTACAAGAGTGTGGTCAAGATACAAATAATAGTTCAAAGAATATGGAAAATTCTAGTGTTTCGGAAGGCGCATCTTtgatggaaaaatttgaattatgcAATTCTATAAAATCTAGGAGCGAAGTCAGAGAGAAAGCAATTAAAATGATGAAACAACAAGGATTTGAAGTATCCTTGGTAGAACCAGGAAATTTTGGTATGAAATATGCCTTATCAGCTCCGTATCACTTATTTCTTACAAGAATCCAAAAATCAAAAGAAACATATAatcaacaattttctataacgTTTCCTGAGATCTTAGACATTAGTTTAGgggaaattgtaaaaagtttgcatattaattttatggtTGATGTTGGATGGTTAtgtttgcaatatttattggCTGGACAACGCACAGAtatgtctattttatttggGTCAAGAGTGGATGAAGAAAAGTTAAGCTTGAATATCACTATGATACCTGTGTGCATGCCAACAAAGTTTGGTTGTCATCATACAAAAGTCATGATCCTGAAATATAAAGATGATGGAATACGGGTTGTGGTTTCCAccgcaaatttatatttgaatgatTGGGAGAATAGAACACAAGG AGTTTGGATATCGCCACATCTTCCACCGCTGGCAGAATCTGTAAACCCCAGTGATGGAGAATCACCAACAGGATTCAAGAGGGATTTAGAACGTTACTTGCACAAATACAGACAACCAGCTTTAACGGAATGGATTTCTACTGTGAGAAGAGCAAATTTTTCTTCAGTAAATGTATTCTTCGTGGCATCTGTTCCTGGGGCACACACAGGTGTGGAATATGACTATTGGGGTTATAGAAAATTAGGTCACGTTCTTTCTAAACATGCGAAACTACCTCCTGATGCACCACAGTGGACATTAGTTGCGCAGAGTTCGAGTATTGGTAGCTTAGGTCCTAATTATGAAAGTTGGATTCAGAAGGAGATAATATCTTCGATGTCAAAGGAAAATCCACCAGGTTTGAAGAGCTACCCGAACTTTCGGTTCATTTATCCATCTTTAAACAATTACAAACAAAGTTTTGATTGTCAAGATCAATCTTGTTGTCTGCCATACAGTATTCAAACACATTCTAAACAAGAATGGGTAGAATCCTATATGTA ccAGTGGAAAGCTACACGAACCACTAGAGATAAAGCAATGCCTCATATAAAAACATACACAAGAATTTCGCCTAGTTTAGAAAAGATTCCTTGGTTCGTTCTTACTAGCGCTAATTTAAGTAAAGCTGCATGGGGAATGGTCAAGAAGGACTCCCATCATATTTTGAATTACGAAGCAGGCGTTGTATTTATTCCGCACTTTGTT ACTGGATCAACTACGTTTCCtatcaaaaaagaagaagctgGTGTTCCAGTTTTCCCTATTCCGTACGATTTACCTCTAACTCGGTACGAGAGTGGGGATAAACCATTTGTTACTGaatttttttctgaaaattga
- the LOC122574829 gene encoding probable tyrosyl-DNA phosphodiesterase isoform X3 — MLHYFVQVSVKKQCPYMEKCYRKNPIHFNEMSHPHLEKIVVNQLEGEIQVPEELDFECSDRCLLKDQLKILQMVLRKNRNSDGSSSSTTASNSKINSESQKVSSGKTVSETLKDKVERHKQVVIQRRENKLRNMDEEAEALFMSSNEKDNQRKVFKMKEELDNLKITEESMHKSSSQDKKRDSSIFGDNDKERKKSKFSHTRQVQECGQDTNNSSKNMENSSVSEGASLMEKFELCNSIKSRSEVREKAIKMMKQQGFEVSLVEPGNFGMKYALSAPYHLFLTRIQKSKETYNQQFSITFPEILDISLGEIVKSLHINFMVDVGWLCLQYLLAGQRTDMSILFGSRVDEEKLSLNITMIPVCMPTKFGCHHTKVMILKYKDDGIRVVVSTANLYLNDWENRTQGVWISPHLPPLAESVNPSDGESPTGFKRDLERYLHKYRQPALTEWISTVRRANFSSVNVFFVASVPGAHTGVEYDYWGYRKLGHVLSKHAKLPPDAPQWTLVAQSSSIGSLGPNYESWIQKEIISSMSKENPPGLKSYPNFRFIYPSLNNYKQSFDCQDQSCCLPYSIQTHSKQEWVESYMYQWKATRTTRDKAMPHIKTYTRISPSLEKIPWFVLTSANLSKAAWGMVKKDSHHILNYEAGVVFIPHFVTGSTTFPIKKEEAGVPVFPIPYDLPLTRYESGDKPFVTEFFSEN; from the exons ATG TTGCACTATTTTGTGCAAGTTTCAGTCAAGAAACAATGTCCTTACATGGAAAAATGCTATCGCAAGAATCCAATTCATTTCAACGAGATGTCACATCCACACT TGGAAAAAATTGTAGTAAATCAGTTAGAAGGCGAAATACAAGTTCCCGAGGAACTTGATTTTGAGTGTTCTGATCGTTGTCTTTTGAAAGACCAATTAAAGATCTTGCAGATggtattaagaaaaaatagaaatagtgATGGAAGCAGTTCTTCAACCACAGCATCAAACTCCAAAATAAATAGTGAGAGTCAAAAAGTCAGTAGTGGAAAAACAGTTTCGGAAACTTTGAAGGATAAAGTGGAAAGACATAAACAAGTAGTGATtcagagaagagaaaataagtTGAGAAATATGGATGAAGAAGCAGAGGCACTTTTCATGTCCtctaatgaaaaagataatcagagaaaagttttcaaaatgaaagaagaattgGATAATCTAAAGATAACCGAAGAATCTATGCACAAATCTAGCTCGcaagataaaaagagagaTAGTAGTATCTTTGGTGACAATGataaggaaaggaagaaatcaAAGTTCAGTCATACTAGACAGGTACAAGAGTGTGGTCAAGATACAAATAATAGTTCAAAGAATATGGAAAATTCTAGTGTTTCGGAAGGCGCATCTTtgatggaaaaatttgaattatgcAATTCTATAAAATCTAGGAGCGAAGTCAGAGAGAAAGCAATTAAAATGATGAAACAACAAGGATTTGAAGTATCCTTGGTAGAACCAGGAAATTTTGGTATGAAATATGCCTTATCAGCTCCGTATCACTTATTTCTTACAAGAATCCAAAAATCAAAAGAAACATATAatcaacaattttctataacgTTTCCTGAGATCTTAGACATTAGTTTAGgggaaattgtaaaaagtttgcatattaattttatggtTGATGTTGGATGGTTAtgtttgcaatatttattggCTGGACAACGCACAGAtatgtctattttatttggGTCAAGAGTGGATGAAGAAAAGTTAAGCTTGAATATCACTATGATACCTGTGTGCATGCCAACAAAGTTTGGTTGTCATCATACAAAAGTCATGATCCTGAAATATAAAGATGATGGAATACGGGTTGTGGTTTCCAccgcaaatttatatttgaatgatTGGGAGAATAGAACACAAGG AGTTTGGATATCGCCACATCTTCCACCGCTGGCAGAATCTGTAAACCCCAGTGATGGAGAATCACCAACAGGATTCAAGAGGGATTTAGAACGTTACTTGCACAAATACAGACAACCAGCTTTAACGGAATGGATTTCTACTGTGAGAAGAGCAAATTTTTCTTCAGTAAATGTATTCTTCGTGGCATCTGTTCCTGGGGCACACACAGGTGTGGAATATGACTATTGGGGTTATAGAAAATTAGGTCACGTTCTTTCTAAACATGCGAAACTACCTCCTGATGCACCACAGTGGACATTAGTTGCGCAGAGTTCGAGTATTGGTAGCTTAGGTCCTAATTATGAAAGTTGGATTCAGAAGGAGATAATATCTTCGATGTCAAAGGAAAATCCACCAGGTTTGAAGAGCTACCCGAACTTTCGGTTCATTTATCCATCTTTAAACAATTACAAACAAAGTTTTGATTGTCAAGATCAATCTTGTTGTCTGCCATACAGTATTCAAACACATTCTAAACAAGAATGGGTAGAATCCTATATGTA ccAGTGGAAAGCTACACGAACCACTAGAGATAAAGCAATGCCTCATATAAAAACATACACAAGAATTTCGCCTAGTTTAGAAAAGATTCCTTGGTTCGTTCTTACTAGCGCTAATTTAAGTAAAGCTGCATGGGGAATGGTCAAGAAGGACTCCCATCATATTTTGAATTACGAAGCAGGCGTTGTATTTATTCCGCACTTTGTT ACTGGATCAACTACGTTTCCtatcaaaaaagaagaagctgGTGTTCCAGTTTTCCCTATTCCGTACGATTTACCTCTAACTCGGTACGAGAGTGGGGATAAACCATTTGTTACTGaatttttttctgaaaattga
- the LOC122574829 gene encoding probable tyrosyl-DNA phosphodiesterase isoform X1, whose amino-acid sequence MVSIRKLVLRLRFNFVYFEKLHYFVQVSVKKQCPYMEKCYRKNPIHFNEMSHPHLEKIVVNQLEGEIQVPEELDFECSDRCLLKDQLKILQMVLRKNRNSDGSSSSTTASNSKINSESQKVSSGKTVSETLKDKVERHKQVVIQRRENKLRNMDEEAEALFMSSNEKDNQRKVFKMKEELDNLKITEESMHKSSSQDKKRDSSIFGDNDKERKKSKFSHTRQVQECGQDTNNSSKNMENSSVSEGASLMEKFELCNSIKSRSEVREKAIKMMKQQGFEVSLVEPGNFGMKYALSAPYHLFLTRIQKSKETYNQQFSITFPEILDISLGEIVKSLHINFMVDVGWLCLQYLLAGQRTDMSILFGSRVDEEKLSLNITMIPVCMPTKFGCHHTKVMILKYKDDGIRVVVSTANLYLNDWENRTQGVWISPHLPPLAESVNPSDGESPTGFKRDLERYLHKYRQPALTEWISTVRRANFSSVNVFFVASVPGAHTGVEYDYWGYRKLGHVLSKHAKLPPDAPQWTLVAQSSSIGSLGPNYESWIQKEIISSMSKENPPGLKSYPNFRFIYPSLNNYKQSFDCQDQSCCLPYSIQTHSKQEWVESYMYQWKATRTTRDKAMPHIKTYTRISPSLEKIPWFVLTSANLSKAAWGMVKKDSHHILNYEAGVVFIPHFVTGSTTFPIKKEEAGVPVFPIPYDLPLTRYESGDKPFVTEFFSEN is encoded by the exons ATGGTAAGCATACGCAAACTAGTTTTAAGGTTAAGATTTAATTTCGTGTATTTTGAAAAGTTGCACTATTTTGTGCAAGTTTCAGTCAAGAAACAATGTCCTTACATGGAAAAATGCTATCGCAAGAATCCAATTCATTTCAACGAGATGTCACATCCACACT TGGAAAAAATTGTAGTAAATCAGTTAGAAGGCGAAATACAAGTTCCCGAGGAACTTGATTTTGAGTGTTCTGATCGTTGTCTTTTGAAAGACCAATTAAAGATCTTGCAGATggtattaagaaaaaatagaaatagtgATGGAAGCAGTTCTTCAACCACAGCATCAAACTCCAAAATAAATAGTGAGAGTCAAAAAGTCAGTAGTGGAAAAACAGTTTCGGAAACTTTGAAGGATAAAGTGGAAAGACATAAACAAGTAGTGATtcagagaagagaaaataagtTGAGAAATATGGATGAAGAAGCAGAGGCACTTTTCATGTCCtctaatgaaaaagataatcagagaaaagttttcaaaatgaaagaagaattgGATAATCTAAAGATAACCGAAGAATCTATGCACAAATCTAGCTCGcaagataaaaagagagaTAGTAGTATCTTTGGTGACAATGataaggaaaggaagaaatcaAAGTTCAGTCATACTAGACAGGTACAAGAGTGTGGTCAAGATACAAATAATAGTTCAAAGAATATGGAAAATTCTAGTGTTTCGGAAGGCGCATCTTtgatggaaaaatttgaattatgcAATTCTATAAAATCTAGGAGCGAAGTCAGAGAGAAAGCAATTAAAATGATGAAACAACAAGGATTTGAAGTATCCTTGGTAGAACCAGGAAATTTTGGTATGAAATATGCCTTATCAGCTCCGTATCACTTATTTCTTACAAGAATCCAAAAATCAAAAGAAACATATAatcaacaattttctataacgTTTCCTGAGATCTTAGACATTAGTTTAGgggaaattgtaaaaagtttgcatattaattttatggtTGATGTTGGATGGTTAtgtttgcaatatttattggCTGGACAACGCACAGAtatgtctattttatttggGTCAAGAGTGGATGAAGAAAAGTTAAGCTTGAATATCACTATGATACCTGTGTGCATGCCAACAAAGTTTGGTTGTCATCATACAAAAGTCATGATCCTGAAATATAAAGATGATGGAATACGGGTTGTGGTTTCCAccgcaaatttatatttgaatgatTGGGAGAATAGAACACAAGG AGTTTGGATATCGCCACATCTTCCACCGCTGGCAGAATCTGTAAACCCCAGTGATGGAGAATCACCAACAGGATTCAAGAGGGATTTAGAACGTTACTTGCACAAATACAGACAACCAGCTTTAACGGAATGGATTTCTACTGTGAGAAGAGCAAATTTTTCTTCAGTAAATGTATTCTTCGTGGCATCTGTTCCTGGGGCACACACAGGTGTGGAATATGACTATTGGGGTTATAGAAAATTAGGTCACGTTCTTTCTAAACATGCGAAACTACCTCCTGATGCACCACAGTGGACATTAGTTGCGCAGAGTTCGAGTATTGGTAGCTTAGGTCCTAATTATGAAAGTTGGATTCAGAAGGAGATAATATCTTCGATGTCAAAGGAAAATCCACCAGGTTTGAAGAGCTACCCGAACTTTCGGTTCATTTATCCATCTTTAAACAATTACAAACAAAGTTTTGATTGTCAAGATCAATCTTGTTGTCTGCCATACAGTATTCAAACACATTCTAAACAAGAATGGGTAGAATCCTATATGTA ccAGTGGAAAGCTACACGAACCACTAGAGATAAAGCAATGCCTCATATAAAAACATACACAAGAATTTCGCCTAGTTTAGAAAAGATTCCTTGGTTCGTTCTTACTAGCGCTAATTTAAGTAAAGCTGCATGGGGAATGGTCAAGAAGGACTCCCATCATATTTTGAATTACGAAGCAGGCGTTGTATTTATTCCGCACTTTGTT ACTGGATCAACTACGTTTCCtatcaaaaaagaagaagctgGTGTTCCAGTTTTCCCTATTCCGTACGATTTACCTCTAACTCGGTACGAGAGTGGGGATAAACCATTTGTTACTGaatttttttctgaaaattga